A genomic window from Lentibacter algarum includes:
- a CDS encoding DUF1045 domain-containing protein: MYKRYAIYDCPEGALGAFGSAWLGSGAALVERPARYGFHATLKAPFSLAEGQSEGGLAGAVEALAAGLAPVEITLELARIGGFLALVPRGDSEALNRLAGACVLELEAFRAPMSAAEYERKLRPNMSERKLENLKRWGYPHVFDDFRYHLTLTGPVAQGAREAVVNQLEAALPDLGAPHVIASLCLCGEDAAGQFHILQRFPLSEA; the protein is encoded by the coding sequence ATGTATAAGCGATATGCGATTTATGACTGCCCTGAGGGGGCGCTTGGGGCCTTTGGCTCGGCATGGCTAGGGAGTGGTGCTGCGCTGGTGGAACGGCCTGCGCGCTATGGCTTTCATGCGACATTGAAGGCGCCTTTTTCGCTGGCGGAAGGCCAGAGCGAGGGCGGGCTTGCTGGGGCTGTGGAGGCGCTGGCGGCGGGGCTTGCGCCTGTGGAGATCACGCTTGAATTGGCGCGGATCGGTGGGTTTTTGGCGCTCGTGCCGAGGGGAGACAGTGAGGCGTTGAACCGCTTGGCGGGGGCTTGTGTGCTTGAGCTTGAGGCCTTTCGCGCGCCTATGAGTGCAGCGGAATATGAGCGCAAGTTGCGGCCCAATATGAGTGAGCGGAAGTTAGAGAACCTCAAGCGTTGGGGCTATCCGCATGTCTTTGACGACTTCCGCTATCATCTGACCCTGACGGGGCCGGTTGCGCAAGGGGCGCGCGAAGCTGTGGTCAACCAGCTGGAAGCGGCACTGCCTGACTTGGGCGCGCCGCATGTTATAGCCTCGCTGTGCCTCTGTGGTGAGGACGCTGCGGGGCAGTTTCACATTCTCCAGAGGTTTCCTCTAAGCGAGGCGTAA
- a CDS encoding metal ABC transporter permease, with the protein MLNDFLVRAGLAGLGVSLAAGALGPFVVWRRMAYFGDAMAHAAILGVALSLGFAVSVFIGVLFAALLVAVLFVTLTRRSQSADSSLGVIAHSALAFGLVAVAMSSQSRVINVEAYLFGDVLTVSRADLALIWSVAAVVALWLVWRWQALVTWVLSPDLAETSGYNTKLEEAGLIAALALVVAVGIKAVGALLITALLIIPAASARPHVRTPEGMIALSLGFGALAAVAGLRGALWFDTPAGPSIVCAAAIAFAVSMVVAKLRGH; encoded by the coding sequence ATGCTCAATGACTTTCTGGTGCGCGCGGGGCTCGCGGGCCTTGGTGTTTCGTTGGCGGCGGGGGCGCTTGGTCCGTTCGTTGTCTGGCGGCGGATGGCATATTTTGGCGATGCGATGGCGCATGCCGCGATTCTGGGTGTTGCCCTGTCGCTTGGCTTTGCGGTTTCAGTATTTATCGGGGTTTTGTTTGCAGCTCTCTTGGTTGCGGTTTTGTTTGTCACGCTGACGCGGCGGAGCCAGTCGGCGGATTCGTCGCTCGGGGTGATCGCACATTCGGCGCTGGCCTTTGGGCTTGTGGCTGTGGCGATGAGTTCGCAATCGCGGGTGATCAATGTTGAGGCCTATCTTTTTGGCGATGTACTGACAGTCTCGCGTGCCGATCTGGCACTGATTTGGAGTGTGGCTGCTGTTGTCGCGCTGTGGCTTGTCTGGCGCTGGCAGGCGCTTGTGACTTGGGTGCTCTCGCCGGATCTGGCGGAGACGAGCGGCTACAACACAAAGCTTGAGGAGGCGGGACTGATTGCTGCGCTGGCATTGGTTGTGGCTGTCGGGATCAAGGCAGTTGGGGCGCTTTTGATCACAGCGCTTCTGATCATTCCTGCGGCGAGTGCGCGGCCACATGTGCGTACGCCTGAAGGCATGATTGCTCTGTCGCTTGGCTTTGGTGCACTGGCGGCTGTGGCGGGGCTGCGTGGCGCACTTTGGTTTGATACGCCTGCAGGGCCGAGCATTGTCTGTGCCGCGGCGATTGCTTTTGCGGTTTCGATGGTTGTGGCGAAGCTGCGGGGCCACTGA
- a CDS encoding metal ABC transporter ATP-binding protein, whose product MSLIEARGLTKSFGGDVVLQGVNIAIDPSEIVTIVGPNGSGKSTLLRMLAGVLKPDGGEISHAAGLTIGYVPQKLELEASLPMTVRRFLNVPRRVSEAAAERALERVGVKALKGRSLEGLSGGQMQRVLLARALIVEPDVLMLDEPTQGLDQPGQAEFYRLIEDLRSELGCAVMMVSHELHVVMSASDRVICLNGHICCEGTPEIVRNAPEYRRLFGSGTQGALALYRHEHDHVHDENCGHNHAHDHEDAH is encoded by the coding sequence ATGAGCTTGATTGAGGCGCGCGGGCTTACCAAGAGCTTTGGCGGCGATGTTGTTTTGCAAGGCGTAAACATTGCGATTGATCCCAGTGAGATCGTGACCATTGTGGGACCGAACGGCTCGGGCAAATCGACCTTGCTGCGCATGTTGGCTGGGGTTCTGAAGCCTGACGGCGGCGAGATCAGCCATGCGGCGGGCTTGACGATCGGCTATGTGCCGCAAAAACTTGAGCTTGAGGCGAGCCTGCCGATGACGGTGCGCCGCTTTCTCAATGTGCCACGGCGTGTCAGTGAGGCGGCGGCGGAGCGGGCTTTGGAGCGTGTTGGTGTGAAGGCCCTGAAGGGGCGCAGTCTTGAGGGGCTTTCGGGCGGGCAGATGCAACGGGTTTTGCTGGCGCGCGCGCTGATTGTGGAGCCTGATGTTTTGATGCTGGATGAGCCGACGCAGGGGCTGGACCAACCCGGGCAAGCCGAGTTTTACCGTCTGATTGAAGATCTGCGCTCTGAACTTGGTTGTGCTGTGATGATGGTCAGTCATGAGCTGCATGTGGTGATGAGCGCGTCAGACCGTGTGATTTGTCTCAATGGGCATATCTGCTGTGAGGGGACGCCCGAGATTGTGCGCAATGCGCCTGAATACCGCCGCCTCTTTGGCTCGGGCACACAGGGGGCTTTGGCGCTTTACCGTCATGAGCATGATCACGTGCACGACGAAAACTGTGGGCATAACCACGCCCACGACCATGAGGACGCTCACTGA
- a CDS encoding Fur family transcriptional regulator — protein sequence MNSKKAPSAPLTGFGTHDHTRCKAASMTAAEALCAARKLQLTPVRKRVLEILLEAHEAMGAYDVLARLAAEGLGSKPPVAYRALGFWVEQGLVHRIEKLNAYVACAHPGRAHDAAFMICRDCGRVAETESQGPFGQSAGEAGFQIESMVIEAEGLCPKCIPEAGA from the coding sequence ATGAATTCCAAAAAAGCGCCGAGCGCCCCTCTGACGGGCTTTGGCACGCATGATCATACCCGTTGTAAAGCGGCCTCGATGACGGCGGCAGAGGCTCTTTGTGCTGCGCGCAAGCTGCAACTGACGCCTGTGCGCAAGCGGGTCTTGGAGATCTTGCTTGAGGCGCATGAGGCGATGGGCGCTTATGATGTTCTTGCGAGGCTGGCGGCAGAAGGGCTTGGCTCAAAGCCGCCTGTTGCTTACCGGGCGCTTGGCTTTTGGGTTGAGCAAGGGCTTGTGCACCGTATTGAAAAGCTCAACGCCTATGTGGCTTGTGCCCACCCCGGACGAGCGCATGATGCAGCGTTTATGATCTGCCGTGACTGTGGGCGCGTTGCCGAAACAGAGAGCCAAGGGCCGTTTGGCCAAAGCGCAGGCGAGGCTGGGTTTCAGATTGAGTCTATGGTGATCGAGGCGGAAGGGCTTTGCCCAAAATGTATTCCGGAGGCAGGCGCATGA
- a CDS encoding zinc ABC transporter substrate-binding protein: protein MLKYLITTTALFATPLTADALRVVADIPPLHSLTAQVMGDLGTPELLTPAGTSPHNHALRPSEAARLQNADLLVWVGPLMSPWLGNAKAEMAPDAASIALMETQGTLLLDKRGAHDHDHDHDHSEEEHTETKDSHDHDHDDHTEHADHDDHADHENHGDDHAEMETDKVRKDAHVWLSPDNAMAWLPILAEELAKLDPANAETYRANAATAVDALKQQVAKTEARLAPLSGGEFLTAHDAYQYFQARFGLTSHAAVSDADDQDAGPAHLRALLTQAPDLGCFVIEPSTPKASVTLVTETLNIPAVTIDGLGAALPLGADHYSALMEHLTSGFESCLSR, encoded by the coding sequence ATGCTAAAATATCTGATCACCACAACCGCCCTTTTCGCAACGCCCCTCACCGCAGATGCCTTGCGCGTTGTCGCTGACATTCCACCTTTGCATAGCCTCACCGCCCAAGTCATGGGCGATCTCGGCACACCTGAACTCCTCACACCGGCAGGAACATCCCCCCATAATCACGCCCTGCGCCCCTCCGAGGCGGCTCGGCTGCAAAATGCTGATCTTCTGGTCTGGGTCGGCCCCCTCATGTCGCCATGGCTCGGCAACGCCAAGGCAGAAATGGCCCCCGATGCAGCCAGCATCGCGTTGATGGAAACCCAAGGCACACTGCTCCTCGACAAACGCGGCGCACATGATCACGACCACGATCACGACCATAGCGAAGAAGAGCACACAGAAACCAAAGACAGCCACGATCATGATCATGACGATCACACAGAACATGCAGATCACGATGACCACGCAGATCATGAAAATCACGGCGATGATCACGCAGAAATGGAAACAGACAAAGTCCGAAAAGACGCCCACGTCTGGCTCAGCCCCGACAACGCCATGGCTTGGCTGCCGATCCTTGCAGAAGAGCTCGCAAAACTCGATCCAGCTAATGCAGAAACCTACCGCGCCAATGCAGCAACAGCCGTCGACGCGCTCAAGCAGCAAGTCGCCAAGACCGAGGCCCGCCTTGCACCTCTTTCAGGTGGTGAATTCCTCACAGCCCATGACGCCTATCAGTATTTTCAGGCCCGCTTTGGCCTCACGTCTCACGCCGCTGTCTCAGACGCCGATGATCAGGATGCAGGTCCAGCCCATTTGCGTGCGCTGCTCACACAAGCGCCAGATCTTGGTTGCTTTGTGATTGAACCCAGCACCCCGAAAGCAAGTGTCACATTGGTGACCGAAACATTGAATATCCCTGCCGTCACCATCGACGGCCTTGGCGCCGCTCTGCCCCTTGGCGCGGACCATTACAGCGCGTTGATGGAGCACCTCACTTCTGGGTTCGAAAGCTGCCTCTCGCGCTGA
- the speB gene encoding agmatinase, with product MSDHFFQPVSGMDLPRFAGIPTFMRLPHLPRGDARWADVDVGIIGVPWDSGTTNRPGPRHGPRQLRDASTMIRAEHGVSGVRPFEAMNCADLGDVGPNPADIQDSMQRITAFYKDVIAAGILPLTAGGDHLSSLPILRAVAEKAPVGMIHFDSHTDLFHSYFDGTMYTHGTPFRRACEEGLLDPKRVIQIGIRGTQYDSEDRDFAKAEGIRIVPIEEFHARGPEDVMAEAREIAGTGATYLSYDIDFVDPTFAPGTGTPEVGGPNSYQALQVVRGLSGVNIVGADLVEVSPPFDASGGTAFLGVSIMFEMLCQIAAGRG from the coding sequence ATGAGCGATCATTTTTTTCAGCCGGTGTCGGGGATGGACCTGCCACGCTTTGCGGGCATTCCGACATTTATGCGGCTGCCGCATCTGCCGCGCGGTGACGCGCGCTGGGCGGATGTTGATGTGGGCATCATCGGGGTGCCTTGGGACAGCGGAACAACGAACCGCCCCGGCCCGCGCCACGGGCCGCGCCAGTTGCGCGATGCTTCGACAATGATCCGTGCGGAGCATGGCGTGAGCGGAGTGCGCCCGTTTGAGGCGATGAACTGTGCCGATCTTGGTGATGTCGGGCCAAACCCTGCGGATATTCAGGACTCGATGCAGCGGATCACCGCGTTTTATAAGGATGTGATTGCGGCTGGTATCTTGCCGTTGACCGCGGGCGGAGATCATCTTTCATCCTTGCCGATCTTGCGGGCGGTGGCGGAAAAAGCGCCTGTTGGGATGATCCATTTTGACAGCCACACGGATCTGTTTCACTCTTATTTTGATGGGACGATGTATACCCATGGTACGCCATTTCGGCGGGCCTGTGAGGAGGGGTTGCTTGACCCCAAGCGCGTGATCCAGATTGGGATACGTGGGACGCAATATGACTCTGAGGACCGTGATTTTGCCAAGGCCGAGGGCATTCGGATTGTCCCGATCGAGGAGTTTCATGCGCGTGGGCCTGAGGACGTTATGGCCGAGGCGCGCGAGATTGCGGGAACGGGTGCGACCTATTTGAGCTATGATATCGACTTTGTTGACCCGACCTTTGCGCCTGGAACAGGCACGCCCGAAGTGGGCGGCCCGAACTCCTATCAAGCGCTACAGGTGGTGCGTGGTCTGAGCGGCGTGAACATTGTCGGGGCGGATCTTGTTGAAGTTTCGCCGCCGTTTGATGCAAGCGGTGGTACGGCGTTTCTTGGTGTGTCGATTATGTTTGAAATGCTTTGTCAGATCGCGGCGGGCCGTGGCTGA
- a CDS encoding NlpC/P60 family protein has product MSDRRTTPNNGRVAAAHLQGQVEAEKFVEGQRKQVMLPVVDLLRAPDGKRDRQLLAGQAVTVLEELDGWAYVVSALDGYVGYVREASLGAVRDATHVVSARATHIYTQADMKSADRASLSMGSRLRVLREQESFAKVPEGFVPLVHLSGMEPENDPVTVAERLLGTPYLWGGNSAFGIDCSGLVQAGCSACGIACGGDSDMQEAALGETLAEDAPLRRGDLLFWKGHVAWVVDSETLLHANAYHMAVAYEPILAAIERIEEQGDGAVTARKRLKERT; this is encoded by the coding sequence ATGAGCGACCGCCGCACCACGCCAAACAACGGTCGCGTCGCTGCTGCGCACTTGCAGGGGCAAGTCGAGGCGGAGAAGTTTGTAGAAGGGCAGCGCAAGCAAGTGATGTTGCCTGTGGTGGATCTGTTGCGTGCGCCAGATGGCAAGCGGGACCGTCAGCTTCTGGCAGGGCAGGCTGTGACTGTCTTGGAGGAGCTTGATGGCTGGGCTTATGTCGTGAGCGCGCTTGATGGCTATGTCGGATATGTGCGTGAAGCGAGCCTTGGCGCTGTGCGTGACGCGACACATGTGGTGAGCGCGCGGGCGACGCATATTTATACGCAAGCCGATATGAAGAGTGCGGATCGCGCCAGCTTGAGCATGGGCAGCCGTCTGCGTGTTTTGCGCGAGCAGGAAAGTTTTGCGAAGGTGCCTGAAGGGTTTGTGCCGCTGGTGCACTTGAGCGGCATGGAGCCAGAGAACGACCCTGTGACTGTGGCGGAGCGGTTGCTCGGGACGCCTTACCTCTGGGGTGGGAACTCGGCCTTCGGGATAGATTGTTCGGGTCTGGTGCAGGCGGGGTGCTCTGCCTGCGGGATTGCTTGTGGCGGGGACAGCGACATGCAGGAGGCCGCGCTTGGGGAGACGCTTGCCGAGGATGCGCCGCTTCGGCGGGGAGATTTGCTGTTTTGGAAAGGACATGTCGCTTGGGTTGTGGACAGCGAGACGCTTTTGCACGCGAATGCGTATCATATGGCCGTGGCTTACGAGCCGATCTTGGCCGCAATCGAGCGGATAGAAGAACAGGGCGACGGTGCAGTGACCGCGCGCAAGAGACTTAAGGAGCGAACATGA
- a CDS encoding leucyl aminopeptidase family protein has protein sequence MDLKFAPADADAIPLYLLEVEAFDGWLARQSAPAKAWVMQSGFAATLGEALTVPATDGSMLCAIAGYGTAAARKRARFGLAGAAAKLPRGTYKLVSDLAGAQLETEALGWLLGQYIFDRYAEAKAPAAQLVAPEGVDAARIEAIAKGEALTRDLINTPANDMGPVALEAAASALAQAHGAQFHVIRGEALLDENFPLIHTVGRASDQAPRLIDMRWGEIGPKLTLVGKGVCFDTGGLNLKPGASMALMKKDMGGAATVMGLAEMIMALGLKVQLRVLIPAVENAVSSNAFRPGDILTSRQGLTVEINNTDAEGRLVLADALSFGAEDTPDLMISMATLTGAARVAVGPDLAPYFSDDAGFVNALEAGAIHAQDPVWQLPFWEPYEAMIEPGIADLDNAPSGGFAGCITAALFLRRFAGETNYAHFDVYGWNPAAKPARPKGGVGMAARALLEALPVMLKL, from the coding sequence GTGGATTTGAAATTTGCCCCTGCCGATGCCGACGCGATTCCGCTTTATTTGTTGGAGGTCGAGGCATTTGACGGCTGGCTCGCGCGCCAGAGTGCGCCGGCCAAAGCTTGGGTGATGCAGTCAGGCTTTGCTGCTACACTTGGCGAGGCGCTAACCGTCCCAGCCACGGACGGAAGTATGCTCTGCGCGATCGCGGGTTACGGGACAGCCGCGGCCCGCAAGCGGGCGCGCTTTGGTTTGGCGGGAGCTGCGGCCAAGCTGCCTCGGGGGACATATAAGTTGGTGAGCGATCTTGCAGGCGCGCAGCTTGAAACAGAGGCGCTTGGTTGGCTTTTGGGGCAATATATTTTTGACCGATATGCTGAGGCGAAAGCCCCTGCAGCGCAGCTTGTGGCGCCTGAGGGTGTAGACGCCGCGCGCATCGAGGCGATTGCCAAGGGCGAAGCGCTGACCCGCGATTTGATCAATACACCAGCCAATGACATGGGGCCTGTTGCGCTTGAAGCGGCGGCGAGTGCTTTGGCGCAAGCGCATGGGGCGCAGTTTCACGTCATCCGCGGCGAAGCATTGCTCGACGAAAACTTTCCATTGATTCATACGGTGGGCCGCGCGAGCGACCAAGCGCCACGGCTGATTGATATGCGTTGGGGAGAGATAGGCCCAAAGCTGACGCTTGTGGGCAAGGGGGTATGCTTTGATACTGGCGGGCTGAATCTCAAGCCTGGGGCCTCCATGGCCTTGATGAAAAAGGACATGGGCGGCGCGGCCACTGTCATGGGGCTGGCTGAGATGATTATGGCGCTGGGGCTGAAGGTTCAGTTGCGGGTGTTGATCCCTGCGGTGGAAAACGCTGTCAGCAGCAATGCTTTTCGACCTGGTGACATTCTGACGAGCCGTCAGGGGCTGACCGTTGAGATCAACAACACGGATGCCGAAGGGCGTCTTGTGCTGGCGGATGCGCTTAGCTTCGGTGCAGAGGATACGCCTGATTTGATGATCTCTATGGCGACGTTGACAGGCGCGGCACGAGTGGCTGTCGGGCCTGATCTGGCGCCGTATTTTTCGGATGATGCTGGATTTGTAAACGCTTTGGAGGCGGGGGCCATTCATGCACAAGACCCTGTTTGGCAGCTACCGTTCTGGGAGCCTTATGAGGCGATGATTGAACCCGGGATTGCGGATCTGGACAATGCGCCAAGCGGTGGGTTTGCGGGCTGTATTACGGCGGCGCTCTTTTTGCGGCGCTTTGCGGGAGAGACAAACTATGCGCATTTTGATGTGTATGGCTGGAACCCTGCAGCCAAGCCAGCACGGCCCAAGGGGGGCGTGGGCATGGCGGCGCGCGCGTTGCTTGAGGCGCTGCCTGTGATGCTGAAGCTATGA
- a CDS encoding carbonic anhydrase: MHTTKPLPQYLVQRFQGWKATTYTENESWYRRLADDGQHPRAMLITCCDSRVHATSIFGAEQGEFFLHRNIANLVPPYKPDGAQHGTSAAIEYAVTVLKVAHIIIMGHSNCGGVAGCLDMCAGRAPELDQKESFVGRWMDILRPGYERIKDLPEQDQAIALEKEAVLVSLQNLKTFPFVADDVESGKISIHGLWHNIGEGSIEEFLFKEGKFCKI, from the coding sequence ATGCACACAACAAAACCACTGCCCCAGTATCTCGTTCAGCGTTTCCAAGGCTGGAAAGCCACCACCTATACAGAGAATGAAAGCTGGTATCGCCGCCTCGCCGATGACGGCCAGCACCCGCGCGCCATGTTGATCACATGTTGCGACAGCCGTGTGCACGCAACCTCGATCTTTGGCGCGGAGCAGGGTGAATTCTTCTTGCACCGTAACATTGCAAATCTCGTGCCACCCTATAAGCCCGATGGCGCCCAGCACGGCACCTCCGCCGCGATCGAATACGCCGTAACCGTGCTCAAAGTCGCTCATATCATCATTATGGGTCACTCAAACTGCGGTGGCGTCGCAGGCTGCCTTGATATGTGCGCAGGCCGTGCACCCGAGCTTGATCAAAAAGAGAGCTTCGTTGGCCGCTGGATGGATATCCTGCGCCCGGGCTACGAGCGCATCAAGGATCTTCCCGAACAAGACCAGGCCATTGCCCTCGAAAAAGAAGCGGTGCTCGTCTCTCTGCAAAATCTCAAGACCTTCCCATTCGTCGCCGACGACGTTGAAAGCGGTAAGATTTCAATTCACGGCCTCTGGCACAATATCGGCGAAGGCTCGATTGAAGAGTTTCTGTTCAAGGAAGGCAAATTCTGCAAAATCTGA
- a CDS encoding sodium-dependent bicarbonate transport family permease, which yields MAEILSLAANNLLSPIVLCFVLGVAASLAKSDLSVPEAAAKALSIYLLFAIGFKGGVSVAAHGVDMTLGLSLVAGVILSALLPLLAFALLRALSGLDRLNAAAVAGHYGSISIVTFVAATSVLESSGIASEGYMVAVAAAMEAPAILSALWLISRGESGRMDASLWREIMLNGSIVLLVGAFFIGMITGQEGLDEISSFVVSPFKGVLCLFLLDMGLVAGRGLAKGGKLLGWGSIAFGVIMPPIGAALGLIAALMLGLSLGGTVLLMTLSASASYIAVPAAMRVALPEANPSIYLTLSLGVTFPFNLVLGIPLYLAVASFVFGA from the coding sequence ATGGCCGAAATCCTAAGCTTGGCAGCCAACAATCTGCTGTCGCCCATTGTTCTGTGCTTTGTCCTTGGCGTCGCCGCCTCGCTCGCAAAGTCTGATCTCTCGGTCCCTGAGGCCGCCGCCAAGGCGCTCTCGATTTACCTTCTCTTCGCCATCGGCTTTAAAGGCGGTGTCAGCGTCGCAGCCCACGGCGTCGATATGACCCTCGGCCTCAGTCTCGTCGCAGGCGTCATTCTCTCAGCGCTCCTGCCACTCCTTGCTTTCGCGCTCCTGCGCGCACTCTCAGGGCTCGACAGGCTCAATGCCGCAGCCGTGGCCGGCCACTATGGCTCGATCTCAATCGTGACATTCGTCGCAGCCACCTCGGTGCTCGAAAGCAGCGGGATCGCCTCCGAAGGCTATATGGTCGCCGTCGCCGCCGCGATGGAGGCCCCCGCTATTCTCTCCGCCCTCTGGCTCATCTCGCGCGGCGAAAGTGGCCGCATGGACGCAAGCCTTTGGCGCGAAATCATGCTCAACGGCTCCATCGTGCTCTTGGTTGGCGCATTCTTCATCGGCATGATCACAGGTCAGGAAGGCTTGGACGAAATCTCAAGCTTCGTTGTCTCGCCCTTCAAAGGCGTGCTCTGCCTCTTCCTGCTTGATATGGGCCTCGTCGCGGGCCGCGGCCTTGCCAAAGGCGGCAAGCTTCTCGGCTGGGGCAGTATCGCCTTCGGCGTCATCATGCCTCCCATCGGCGCAGCCCTTGGCCTAATTGCAGCGCTGATGCTTGGCCTCTCGCTTGGCGGAACAGTGCTGCTCATGACCCTCTCGGCCTCGGCAAGCTACATCGCCGTGCCCGCCGCGATGCGCGTGGCCCTGCCAGAAGCAAACCCGTCGATCTACCTCACGCTCTCTCTCGGCGTCACCTTCCCATTCAACCTCGTGCTCGGCATCCCGCTCTATCTCGCGGTCGCCAGCTTTGTCTTCGGAGCCTGA
- a CDS encoding transcriptional regulator: MQTHKAKRVEITIEKIMQSRLSDALVKADVHGFTILPVYGGSGRSGLWDRTGQVGRAEGMVQFICIVREERLDALLTAAFKVVEKHIGVVNITDCEVLRAERF, from the coding sequence ATGCAAACCCACAAAGCCAAACGCGTCGAAATCACCATTGAAAAAATCATGCAGTCGCGCCTGTCGGACGCGCTTGTCAAAGCCGATGTCCACGGCTTCACAATCCTCCCCGTGTATGGCGGTTCAGGCCGCTCGGGCCTCTGGGATCGGACAGGCCAAGTCGGCCGCGCCGAAGGCATGGTGCAATTCATCTGCATCGTGCGTGAAGAGCGTCTCGACGCCTTGCTCACCGCTGCCTTCAAAGTCGTGGAAAAGCACATCGGCGTCGTCAATATCACTGATTGCGAAGTCTTGCGCGCCGAGCGCTTCTAG
- a CDS encoding DUF4139 domain-containing protein — protein MRVTALVLSLFPSVVMADIIPLTSDVSEVTLYPQGATIVRRVPYVMPAGGHELILTDLPRSTDLSRVRVEMTGARMGAITGRSDYVLPRDASVSEEIEAAKADVERLAALLRKGEADVLMIRLESEAADARVSFLRGLGEGEKTAGMDAGALRDLAVMIGEETLAARQASFDAKFRADEAERSLREAREALATAEQVLAALQTEDEGSVQLSIAASSESAAEGVITVSYMHYDAGWMPTYDMRLDKQEGRLSIERGAMIRQGTGEDWAGVSLTLSTVRPSEQIEPNEVFGWQRGVMDPPMAMPRQSKQIELSSLSREGALAEAPMVVADAAVAAPSYDGLAVTYDYPEPVSVANRADSLRITLGTVETDAEVLAFAAPLYDATGFMMAGITNDTGELILPTPYMNLYLDGRFMGQSSLNEVIPAGAEADIPFGAIDGLRLMRSVTRNEGDRGMISRSTELSEEVVIEVENLTGQDWPVKLFDRVPYSEQEELAIDWQASPRPSEQNYDNRQGVLAWAFELGAGSKQSVTLKYQLEWPEGKVLQ, from the coding sequence ATGCGCGTTACGGCTCTTGTTTTGTCGCTTTTTCCTTCGGTTGTTATGGCCGATATCATCCCGCTCACGAGCGATGTGTCTGAAGTTACGCTTTATCCGCAGGGGGCCACCATTGTGCGACGGGTTCCTTATGTGATGCCTGCAGGGGGGCATGAGCTTATCTTGACAGATTTGCCGCGCTCGACCGATCTGTCGCGTGTGCGTGTCGAAATGACTGGCGCGCGGATGGGCGCAATCACGGGGCGCAGTGATTATGTGCTGCCGCGAGATGCCTCTGTGAGCGAAGAAATCGAGGCGGCGAAGGCCGATGTGGAGCGGCTTGCAGCGCTACTGCGCAAGGGCGAGGCTGATGTCTTGATGATCCGGCTGGAGAGCGAGGCCGCCGATGCACGGGTGTCTTTTCTGCGTGGGCTCGGCGAGGGCGAAAAGACCGCTGGCATGGATGCAGGCGCGCTGCGCGACTTGGCTGTGATGATCGGTGAGGAGACTTTGGCGGCGCGGCAGGCGAGCTTTGATGCGAAGTTTCGCGCCGATGAAGCAGAGCGATCCTTGAGGGAGGCGCGTGAGGCTCTGGCGACGGCAGAGCAGGTGCTGGCAGCGCTGCAGACCGAAGACGAGGGGAGTGTGCAGCTCAGCATTGCGGCCAGTTCCGAGAGTGCGGCGGAAGGTGTGATCACTGTGTCTTATATGCATTATGATGCGGGTTGGATGCCAACCTATGACATGCGGTTGGACAAGCAAGAGGGGCGGCTGTCGATTGAGCGGGGAGCGATGATCCGTCAAGGCACAGGGGAAGACTGGGCTGGTGTGAGTCTGACGCTTTCGACTGTGCGGCCGAGCGAACAGATCGAGCCGAACGAGGTTTTTGGCTGGCAGCGCGGGGTTATGGACCCGCCTATGGCAATGCCGCGCCAGAGCAAGCAGATAGAACTGAGCAGTCTTTCGCGCGAGGGTGCGCTTGCGGAAGCGCCGATGGTTGTGGCCGATGCGGCGGTGGCTGCGCCAAGCTATGACGGGCTGGCTGTGACTTATGACTACCCCGAGCCAGTGAGTGTAGCCAATCGGGCTGACAGTTTGCGTATTACGCTTGGCACTGTGGAGACTGACGCGGAGGTGCTGGCTTTTGCAGCGCCGCTCTATGACGCCACGGGCTTTATGATGGCGGGTATCACCAATGACACGGGCGAGCTTATTTTACCAACGCCGTATATGAACCTCTATCTTGACGGGCGCTTTATGGGCCAGAGCAGTTTGAATGAGGTTATCCCTGCCGGGGCGGAGGCGGATATTCCCTTTGGAGCGATTGACGGCTTGCGCTTGATGCGGAGTGTGACGCGCAACGAGGGGGATCGCGGGATGATCAGCCGCTCAACTGAGTTGAGCGAGGAGGTTGTCATTGAAGTGGAAAACCTGACGGGGCAGGACTGGCCTGTGAAGCTGTTTGACCGTGTGCCATACTCAGAGCAGGAGGAGCTTGCGATTGACTGGCAGGCCAGCCCGCGCCCGAGCGAGCAGAATTATGACAACAGGCAGGGTGTGCTGGCGTGGGCGTTTGAACTGGGCGCGGGCAGCAAACAATCTGTGACGCTAAAGTATCAGCTTGAGTGGCCAGAAGGGAAAGTTTTGCAGTAG